A genomic region of Zalophus californianus isolate mZalCal1 chromosome 11, mZalCal1.pri.v2, whole genome shotgun sequence contains the following coding sequences:
- the ETS1 gene encoding protein C-ets-1 isoform X4: MKAAVDLKPTLTIIKTEKVDLELFPSPDMECADVPLLTPSSKEMMSQALKATFSGFSKEQQRLGIPKDPRQWTETHVRDWVMWAVNEFSLKGVDFQKFCMNGAALCALGKDCFLELAPDFVGDILWEHLEILQKEDVKPYQVNGVNPTYPESRYTSDYFISYGIEHAQCVPPSEFSEPSFITESYQTLHPISSEELLSLKYENDYPSVILRDPLQTDTLQTDYFAIKQEVVTPDNMCMGRTSRGSGPIQLWQFLLELLTDKSCQSFISWTGDGWEFKLSDPDEVARRWGKRKNKPKMNYEKLSRGLRYYYDKNIIHKTAGKRYVYRFVCDLQSLLGYTPEELHAMLDVKPDADE; the protein is encoded by the exons atATGGAATGTGCTGATGTCCCACTATTAACTCCAAGCAGCAAAGAAATGATGTCTCAAGCATTGAAAGCTACTTTCAGTGGTTTCTCTAAAGAACAGCAACGACTGGGAATTCCAAAAG ACCCCCGGCAGTGGACAGAAACCCATGTTCGGGACTGGGTGATGTGGGCTGTGAATGAGTTCAGCCTGAAAGGTGTGGACTTCCAGAAGTTCTGTATGAATGGAGCAGCCCTCTGTGCACTCGGGAAGGACTGCTTTCTTGAACTGGCCCCAGACTTCGTTGGGGACATCTTGTGGGAACATCTCGAGATCCTGCAGAAAG AGGATGTGAAACCATATCAAGTGAATGGCGTCAACCCTACCTATCCAGAATCCCGCTATACCTCGGATTACTTCATTA GTTATGGTATCGAGCATGCTCAGTGCGTTCCTCCCTCGGAGTTCTCAGAGCCTAGCTTCATCACAGAGTCCTACCAGACACTCCATCCCATCAGCTCGGAGGAGCTCCTCTCCCTCAAGTATGAGAACGACTACCCCTCGGTCATTCTCCGGGACCCTCTGCAGACGGACACCTTGCAGACTGACTACTTTGCCATCAAACAAGAAGTTGTAACCCCAGACAACATGTGCATGGGGAGGACCAGTCGTG GCAGTGGACCAATCCAGCTGTGGCAGTTTCTTCTGGAATTACTCACTGATAAGTCCTGTCAGTCTTTTATCAGCTGGACAGGAGATGGCTGGGAGTTCAAGCTTTCTGACCCAGATGAG gTGGCCAGGagatggggaaaaaggaaaaacaagcctAAGATGAATTATGAGAAACTGAGCCGTGGCCTACGCTACTATTATGACAAAAACATCATCCACAAGACAGCTGGTAAACGCTACGTGTATCGCTTTGTGTGTGACCTGCAGAGCCTCCTGGGCTACACGCCCGAGGAACTCCATGCCATGCTGGACGTCAAACCTGACGCTGATGAGTGA
- the ETS1 gene encoding protein C-ets-1 isoform X3 translates to MCEPDMECADVPLLTPSSKEMMSQALKATFSGFSKEQQRLGIPKDPRQWTETHVRDWVMWAVNEFSLKGVDFQKFCMNGAALCALGKDCFLELAPDFVGDILWEHLEILQKEDVKPYQVNGVNPTYPESRYTSDYFISYGIEHAQCVPPSEFSEPSFITESYQTLHPISSEELLSLKYENDYPSVILRDPLQTDTLQTDYFAIKQEVVTPDNMCMGRTSRGKLGGQDSFESVESYDSCDRLTQSWSSQSSFNSLQRVPSYDSFDSEDYPAALPNHKPKGTFKDYVRDRADLNKDKPVIPAAALAGYTGSGPIQLWQFLLELLTDKSCQSFISWTGDGWEFKLSDPDEVARRWGKRKNKPKMNYEKLSRGLRYYYDKNIIHKTAGKRYVYRFVCDLQSLLGYTPEELHAMLDVKPDADE, encoded by the exons atATGGAATGTGCTGATGTCCCACTATTAACTCCAAGCAGCAAAGAAATGATGTCTCAAGCATTGAAAGCTACTTTCAGTGGTTTCTCTAAAGAACAGCAACGACTGGGAATTCCAAAAG ACCCCCGGCAGTGGACAGAAACCCATGTTCGGGACTGGGTGATGTGGGCTGTGAATGAGTTCAGCCTGAAAGGTGTGGACTTCCAGAAGTTCTGTATGAATGGAGCAGCCCTCTGTGCACTCGGGAAGGACTGCTTTCTTGAACTGGCCCCAGACTTCGTTGGGGACATCTTGTGGGAACATCTCGAGATCCTGCAGAAAG AGGATGTGAAACCATATCAAGTGAATGGCGTCAACCCTACCTATCCAGAATCCCGCTATACCTCGGATTACTTCATTA GTTATGGTATCGAGCATGCTCAGTGCGTTCCTCCCTCGGAGTTCTCAGAGCCTAGCTTCATCACAGAGTCCTACCAGACACTCCATCCCATCAGCTCGGAGGAGCTCCTCTCCCTCAAGTATGAGAACGACTACCCCTCGGTCATTCTCCGGGACCCTCTGCAGACGGACACCTTGCAGACTGACTACTTTGCCATCAAACAAGAAGTTGTAACCCCAGACAACATGTGCATGGGGAGGACCAGTCGTG GTAAGCTCGGGGGCCAGGACTCTTTTGAGAGCGTGGAGAGCTACGATAGTTGTGACCGCCTTACCCAGTCCTGGAGCAGCCAGTCATCTTTCAACAGCCTGCAGCGCGTCCCCTCCTATGACAGCTTCGACTCAGAGGACTATCCAGCCGCCCTGCCCAACCACAAGCCCAAGGGCACCTTCAAGGACTATGTGCGTGACCGTGCTGACCTCAACAAGGACAAACCTGTCATTCCTGCTGCTGCCCTGGCTGGCTACACAG GCAGTGGACCAATCCAGCTGTGGCAGTTTCTTCTGGAATTACTCACTGATAAGTCCTGTCAGTCTTTTATCAGCTGGACAGGAGATGGCTGGGAGTTCAAGCTTTCTGACCCAGATGAG gTGGCCAGGagatggggaaaaaggaaaaacaagcctAAGATGAATTATGAGAAACTGAGCCGTGGCCTACGCTACTATTATGACAAAAACATCATCCACAAGACAGCTGGTAAACGCTACGTGTATCGCTTTGTGTGTGACCTGCAGAGCCTCCTGGGCTACACGCCCGAGGAACTCCATGCCATGCTGGACGTCAAACCTGACGCTGATGAGTGA
- the ETS1 gene encoding protein C-ets-1 isoform X2 produces the protein MKAAVDLKPTLTIIKTEKVDLELFPSPDMECADVPLLTPSSKEMMSQALKATFSGFSKEQQRLGIPKDPRQWTETHVRDWVMWAVNEFSLKGVDFQKFCMNGAALCALGKDCFLELAPDFVGDILWEHLEILQKEDVKPYQVNGVNPTYPESRYTSDYFISYGIEHAQCVPPSEFSEPSFITESYQTLHPISSEELLSLKYENDYPSVILRDPLQTDTLQTDYFAIKQEVVTPDNMCMGRTSRGKLGGQDSFESVESYDSCDRLTQSWSSQSSFNSLQRVPSYDSFDSEDYPAALPNHKPKGTFKDYVRDRADLNKDKPVIPAAALAGYTGSGPIQLWQFLLELLTDKSCQSFISWTGDGWEFKLSDPDEVARRWGKRKNKPKMNYEKLSRGLRYYYDKNIIHKTAGKRYVYRFVCDLQSLLGYTPEELHAMLDVKPDADE, from the exons atATGGAATGTGCTGATGTCCCACTATTAACTCCAAGCAGCAAAGAAATGATGTCTCAAGCATTGAAAGCTACTTTCAGTGGTTTCTCTAAAGAACAGCAACGACTGGGAATTCCAAAAG ACCCCCGGCAGTGGACAGAAACCCATGTTCGGGACTGGGTGATGTGGGCTGTGAATGAGTTCAGCCTGAAAGGTGTGGACTTCCAGAAGTTCTGTATGAATGGAGCAGCCCTCTGTGCACTCGGGAAGGACTGCTTTCTTGAACTGGCCCCAGACTTCGTTGGGGACATCTTGTGGGAACATCTCGAGATCCTGCAGAAAG AGGATGTGAAACCATATCAAGTGAATGGCGTCAACCCTACCTATCCAGAATCCCGCTATACCTCGGATTACTTCATTA GTTATGGTATCGAGCATGCTCAGTGCGTTCCTCCCTCGGAGTTCTCAGAGCCTAGCTTCATCACAGAGTCCTACCAGACACTCCATCCCATCAGCTCGGAGGAGCTCCTCTCCCTCAAGTATGAGAACGACTACCCCTCGGTCATTCTCCGGGACCCTCTGCAGACGGACACCTTGCAGACTGACTACTTTGCCATCAAACAAGAAGTTGTAACCCCAGACAACATGTGCATGGGGAGGACCAGTCGTG GTAAGCTCGGGGGCCAGGACTCTTTTGAGAGCGTGGAGAGCTACGATAGTTGTGACCGCCTTACCCAGTCCTGGAGCAGCCAGTCATCTTTCAACAGCCTGCAGCGCGTCCCCTCCTATGACAGCTTCGACTCAGAGGACTATCCAGCCGCCCTGCCCAACCACAAGCCCAAGGGCACCTTCAAGGACTATGTGCGTGACCGTGCTGACCTCAACAAGGACAAACCTGTCATTCCTGCTGCTGCCCTGGCTGGCTACACAG GCAGTGGACCAATCCAGCTGTGGCAGTTTCTTCTGGAATTACTCACTGATAAGTCCTGTCAGTCTTTTATCAGCTGGACAGGAGATGGCTGGGAGTTCAAGCTTTCTGACCCAGATGAG gTGGCCAGGagatggggaaaaaggaaaaacaagcctAAGATGAATTATGAGAAACTGAGCCGTGGCCTACGCTACTATTATGACAAAAACATCATCCACAAGACAGCTGGTAAACGCTACGTGTATCGCTTTGTGTGTGACCTGCAGAGCCTCCTGGGCTACACGCCCGAGGAACTCCATGCCATGCTGGACGTCAAACCTGACGCTGATGAGTGA